In Microbacterium binotii, one DNA window encodes the following:
- a CDS encoding putative Ig domain-containing protein has protein sequence MTDTPLPGVLARAPRRRAWRRVAAGVTTAALAASAALAATPAYAAGLAPEVTATIAVGSTPTALTISADGSRVYTASYASQGVSIIDTAEQKLQTTIAGGAAMMGIVVTPDRTRAYTADWSGGAIKVFDLVDNTLIGNVTGYTGYSPRGIAISPDGSRVYTANGGSVSVIDTATNAQIGTVPTLTGSLPWGVTVSPDGKRLYVVNHESEDLSVVDLASQQEIARIPVGDGPRRVAISPDNTRAYVTNGGTDTLSVIDTVALTKTADLTVGRLPYGVAVTPDGAHVLVASYVASTVTVIDTADTDTRATVFVGSGPYELAVSPDSTTAYVGSQNTSTVSVISLVARPEISPATQTLNATVGRAMPASSALTAENFEGTVTYTIAPAVPQGLTFNGSTGVLSGTPTTAQAATEYTITGTDGDATATATISVAIKPALALATSIVQATRGTAIDATPAPTASGFPGSVAYSVEPALPNGLTLDAATGVIFGTPREAIERTVFTLIASDGTFTASQQFGIVVAGLSPSDQPLAAVHGQAIEPTSALTATGFAGDVAYTVVPSLPAGLSLDASTGVISGTPTGDAIDKTTFTITATGAEAGTATSTVKIRIDAVAPSAPGTVNVVPGAFQAFVSWPASEDDGGAGPVSYTVTAVPSGQSCTTTETSCVITGLPAGAMTFSVVASTSVGSAEPAVSASASVLSSAAPETVPAATAGTSVRFVDASGNLVSSVTPGQKVTVEASGFLGGSNVQAFAYSTPTLLGAAVTDADGTASFPVTVPTDLAPGEHTLVAIGFGLDGSTAVATSALVVAAPGAPVTASLPATGVNPLPWALLASGLLAVGALVLLVSRTRRRA, from the coding sequence ATGACTGATACACCCCTTCCCGGCGTGCTCGCGCGCGCCCCTCGGCGCCGCGCATGGCGGCGCGTCGCGGCCGGCGTCACGACGGCAGCTCTGGCCGCATCCGCCGCGCTCGCGGCGACTCCGGCGTACGCCGCGGGGCTCGCCCCCGAGGTGACGGCCACCATCGCCGTCGGCTCGACGCCGACTGCGCTCACCATCTCGGCCGACGGGTCGCGCGTCTACACCGCGAGCTACGCGTCGCAGGGCGTGTCGATCATCGACACCGCTGAGCAGAAGCTGCAGACCACCATCGCCGGTGGCGCGGCGATGATGGGTATCGTCGTCACCCCCGATCGCACTCGCGCCTACACCGCCGACTGGAGCGGCGGCGCCATCAAGGTCTTCGACCTCGTCGACAACACGCTGATCGGCAACGTGACCGGCTACACGGGCTACAGCCCCCGTGGCATCGCCATCTCGCCCGACGGTTCACGGGTGTACACGGCCAACGGCGGCTCGGTCTCGGTCATCGACACCGCGACGAACGCGCAGATCGGCACGGTTCCGACGCTCACCGGCTCCCTGCCCTGGGGCGTCACCGTCTCTCCCGACGGCAAGCGGCTGTACGTCGTGAACCACGAGTCCGAGGACCTCTCCGTCGTCGATCTCGCCTCGCAGCAGGAGATCGCGCGGATCCCCGTGGGAGACGGCCCCCGCCGCGTCGCGATCTCCCCCGACAACACCCGCGCCTACGTCACCAACGGCGGCACCGACACCCTGAGCGTCATCGACACCGTCGCGTTGACGAAGACCGCGGACCTCACCGTGGGCCGGCTGCCCTACGGCGTCGCGGTGACGCCGGACGGGGCTCACGTGCTCGTGGCCAGCTACGTCGCGTCGACCGTGACCGTCATCGACACCGCCGACACCGACACGCGAGCCACCGTCTTCGTCGGTTCCGGCCCCTACGAGCTCGCCGTGTCGCCCGACAGCACGACCGCGTATGTCGGGAGCCAGAACACCAGCACTGTGTCCGTCATCTCGCTCGTCGCACGGCCCGAGATCTCGCCCGCGACCCAGACGCTGAACGCTACCGTCGGCAGGGCGATGCCCGCATCCTCCGCGTTGACGGCGGAGAACTTCGAGGGCACGGTGACGTACACGATCGCCCCGGCCGTACCCCAGGGACTGACCTTCAACGGCTCCACGGGCGTTCTGAGCGGCACGCCGACGACCGCGCAGGCGGCGACGGAGTACACGATCACCGGAACGGATGGCGACGCCACGGCGACGGCGACGATCTCGGTGGCCATCAAGCCCGCCCTCGCGCTGGCCACGTCCATCGTCCAGGCGACGCGCGGAACGGCCATCGATGCGACGCCGGCCCCCACCGCATCCGGCTTCCCGGGCTCCGTCGCCTACTCGGTCGAGCCGGCGCTGCCGAACGGCCTCACGCTGGACGCCGCCACCGGCGTGATCTTCGGAACGCCGCGTGAGGCGATCGAGCGCACCGTGTTCACGCTCATCGCGAGCGACGGCACGTTCACCGCGTCGCAGCAGTTCGGGATCGTGGTGGCGGGGCTCTCTCCGTCCGATCAGCCGCTCGCCGCCGTGCACGGGCAGGCCATCGAGCCGACGTCGGCGCTGACCGCGACCGGCTTCGCCGGTGACGTCGCCTACACCGTGGTGCCCTCCCTGCCCGCCGGACTGTCGCTCGACGCGAGCACCGGCGTGATCAGCGGAACCCCGACGGGCGACGCGATCGACAAGACGACCTTCACCATCACCGCCACCGGTGCCGAGGCGGGCACCGCGACGTCGACGGTCAAGATCCGCATCGACGCCGTCGCGCCCTCGGCCCCCGGCACCGTGAACGTGGTGCCGGGCGCCTTCCAGGCGTTCGTCTCGTGGCCCGCATCCGAGGACGACGGCGGCGCGGGTCCCGTCAGCTACACCGTCACCGCTGTGCCGAGCGGCCAGAGCTGCACCACCACCGAGACCTCGTGCGTGATCACGGGTCTTCCGGCCGGAGCGATGACCTTCTCGGTCGTGGCGTCCACGTCGGTCGGATCGGCCGAGCCGGCGGTGTCCGCATCCGCATCCGTGCTCTCCAGTGCGGCGCCCGAGACGGTGCCCGCGGCGACCGCAGGCACGAGCGTGCGCTTCGTGGACGCGTCGGGCAACCTCGTGAGCTCGGTCACGCCGGGGCAGAAGGTCACCGTTGAGGCTTCCGGCTTCCTCGGGGGATCGAACGTGCAGGCCTTCGCGTACTCCACGCCCACCCTGCTGGGTGCGGCGGTGACGGATGCCGACGGCACCGCTTCGTTCCCGGTCACGGTTCCCACGGACCTCGCTCCCGGTGAGCACACCCTGGTGGCCATCGGCTTCGGCTTGGACGGGTCCACCGCCGTCGCGACCTCGGCGCTCGTCGTGGCCGCGCCCGGTGCGCCGGTGACCGCGTCGCTGCCCGCGACGGGTGTGAACCCGCTGCCCTGGGCTCTGCTGGCCTCGGGCCTGCTCGCTGTGGGGGCGCTGGTGCTGCTGGTCTCCCGGACACGCCGCCGCGCCTGA
- a CDS encoding FecCD family ABC transporter permease, producing the protein MSALTDAGYRRFEAGFGGYRIRLRARSVVVGIALAAAVTLLAVVSVGLGSYALDPAQVLTAFAGGGTELDRTVVLEWRLPRTLAAVALGALLAVSGALFQTVTRNPLASPDILGLSNGAFAGMLLTLTLVSSSWPALTIGAVVGGVSVALVIGGLARRGGVQGFRLIVIGIGISAMLASLNTWMLLQVELETAMFASAWGAGSLNGITAAPLGGALACAVPLLVGAAVLVPRLRQLDLGDDVAAATGARPALVRSAALLLGVGLVSIATAVVGPIAFIALAAPQIARRLARTPYLSLTLAALVGALLLLASDVMAQHLLPVVVPAGVVTVTLGGIYLVVTIIQEIRRRA; encoded by the coding sequence ATGAGTGCGCTCACGGATGCCGGCTACCGCCGGTTCGAGGCCGGATTCGGGGGATACCGCATCCGCCTGCGCGCGCGGAGCGTGGTCGTGGGGATCGCGCTCGCCGCGGCCGTGACCCTGCTCGCCGTCGTCTCGGTCGGTCTCGGCTCGTACGCGCTCGATCCCGCGCAGGTGCTCACCGCGTTCGCGGGCGGCGGGACGGAACTGGATCGCACCGTCGTGCTCGAGTGGCGGCTGCCGCGCACGCTCGCGGCCGTCGCGCTCGGGGCGCTGCTCGCCGTCAGCGGCGCGCTCTTCCAGACCGTCACACGCAATCCGCTCGCGAGCCCCGACATCCTGGGCCTGTCCAACGGCGCGTTCGCCGGCATGCTGCTCACCCTGACCCTCGTCTCGAGCAGCTGGCCCGCGCTGACCATCGGTGCCGTCGTCGGCGGCGTGAGCGTCGCGCTCGTGATCGGCGGGCTCGCCCGACGCGGCGGCGTGCAGGGCTTCCGGCTCATCGTGATCGGCATCGGCATCTCGGCCATGCTCGCCTCGCTCAACACGTGGATGCTGCTGCAGGTCGAGCTCGAGACCGCGATGTTCGCGTCCGCCTGGGGAGCCGGCTCGCTGAACGGCATCACCGCCGCGCCGCTCGGCGGCGCGCTCGCCTGCGCCGTGCCGCTGCTCGTCGGCGCCGCGGTGCTCGTGCCCCGTCTGCGCCAGCTCGACCTCGGCGACGACGTCGCCGCCGCGACCGGGGCGCGCCCCGCCCTCGTGCGCAGCGCGGCACTTCTGCTGGGAGTCGGCCTCGTCTCGATCGCCACCGCCGTGGTCGGCCCCATCGCCTTCATCGCGCTCGCGGCGCCGCAGATCGCGCGGCGTCTCGCGCGCACGCCTTACCTCTCTCTGACGCTCGCCGCCCTCGTCGGCGCGCTGCTGCTGCTCGCCTCCGACGTGATGGCGCAGCATCTGCTTCCCGTCGTGGTGCCCGCCGGTGTCGTCACCGTCACACTGGGCGGCATCTACCTCGTCGTCACGATCATCCAGGAGATCCGTCGCCGTGCCTGA
- a CDS encoding siderophore-interacting protein — MMRPWEYSAFAVTVAEARAITPAWRRLTLRAPELRDFAPWGLDQRIKLVLPLPDGGLADFGLMAEPTPHPSQWYARWKALPEAERNVLRTYTPSAIRPEQGEIDVDVLLHEPPGPASAWAARVAPGERLWITGPDRRNGWTGYGLHWQPPPGATRWLLAGDETAFPAIANILRTLPEGGRADVLLEAADVRDDIVSAEAPAGAQVRLVPRAAVAGEALEAAVRETAVADAEYVWLAGEAGAVTRIRRHLTAERGVPKDRVSFLGYWKLGGPLVG; from the coding sequence ATGATGCGGCCCTGGGAGTACAGCGCCTTCGCCGTGACCGTGGCCGAGGCGCGCGCGATCACGCCGGCGTGGCGGCGGCTCACGCTCCGAGCGCCCGAGCTCCGCGACTTCGCCCCGTGGGGCCTGGATCAGCGGATCAAACTCGTGCTGCCGCTGCCGGACGGGGGACTCGCCGACTTCGGTCTCATGGCGGAGCCCACCCCGCATCCGTCCCAGTGGTACGCCCGTTGGAAGGCGCTGCCCGAGGCCGAGCGCAACGTGCTGCGGACGTACACGCCGTCGGCGATCCGACCGGAGCAGGGCGAGATCGACGTGGATGTGCTGCTGCACGAGCCGCCCGGTCCCGCATCCGCGTGGGCTGCGCGAGTGGCGCCGGGGGAGCGCCTGTGGATCACCGGACCCGACCGGCGCAACGGATGGACCGGCTACGGTCTGCACTGGCAGCCGCCTCCCGGGGCCACGCGGTGGCTGCTGGCGGGTGACGAGACCGCCTTCCCGGCGATCGCCAACATCCTGCGCACCCTGCCCGAGGGAGGCCGCGCGGACGTGCTGCTGGAGGCGGCGGACGTGCGCGACGACATCGTGAGCGCCGAGGCGCCGGCCGGCGCGCAGGTGCGGCTCGTGCCGCGCGCGGCGGTCGCCGGCGAGGCGCTCGAGGCGGCCGTGCGGGAGACGGCGGTGGCGGACGCCGAGTACGTGTGGCTGGCAGGCGAGGCGGGGGCCGTCACCCGCATCCGTCGCCACCTCACCGCCGAGCGCGGGGTGCCGAAGGATCGTGTCTCGTTCCTCGGGTACTGGAAGCTCGGGGGCCCGCTCGTCGGGTAG
- a CDS encoding ABC transporter ATP-binding protein, with the protein MPESPHPSDPRLTADRVSLAYDRRTVLSDLTVSIPDGSFTVIIGPNACGKSTLLRGLSRLLAPQSGSVVLDGRAISAYPAKEVARRLGLLPQTAIAPEGITVADLVARGRYPHQGLIRRWSDADERAVDEALDATGTRELAPRPVDELSGGQRQRVWVAMVLAQQTDLLLLDEPTTFLDIAHQVELMELFGRLNRAGRTIVAVLHDLNHAARYASHIVAMRDGAIVAEGTPAEVVTSERVEQVFGLPNMVIADPVTGGPLVVPLGGA; encoded by the coding sequence GTGCCTGAGTCCCCGCATCCGTCCGACCCTCGCCTCACAGCCGACAGGGTGAGTCTCGCGTACGACCGCCGGACGGTGCTGTCCGATCTCACCGTGAGCATTCCCGACGGCTCGTTCACGGTGATCATCGGCCCCAACGCGTGCGGCAAGTCAACGCTGCTGCGGGGGCTCTCGCGCCTGCTCGCGCCGCAGTCCGGAAGCGTCGTGCTCGACGGGAGGGCGATCTCCGCCTACCCCGCGAAAGAGGTCGCCCGGCGGCTGGGGCTCCTCCCGCAGACCGCGATCGCCCCGGAGGGGATCACGGTCGCCGACCTCGTCGCCCGCGGACGCTACCCGCATCAGGGCCTCATCCGGCGGTGGTCGGATGCGGACGAGCGCGCGGTCGACGAGGCGCTCGACGCGACGGGTACCCGCGAGCTCGCCCCGCGCCCGGTCGACGAGCTCTCGGGCGGGCAGCGCCAGCGGGTCTGGGTCGCGATGGTGCTCGCGCAGCAGACGGACCTGCTGCTGCTCGACGAGCCCACCACCTTCCTCGACATCGCGCATCAGGTGGAGCTCATGGAGCTCTTCGGGCGGCTGAACCGCGCGGGGCGCACGATCGTCGCCGTGCTGCACGATCTGAACCACGCCGCCCGCTACGCCAGCCACATCGTCGCCATGCGCGACGGCGCCATCGTCGCCGAGGGGACGCCCGCCGAGGTCGTGACCAGTGAGCGGGTCGAGCAGGTCTTCGGCCTGCCCAACATGGTGATCGCCGACCCGGTGACCGGCGGACCCCTCGTCGTGCCGCTCGGGGGTGCATGA
- a CDS encoding FecCD family ABC transporter permease produces MTLTLAARSRRRARPRSLRVAVGAFALVGALAAAVLLSLALGANPLSPRVVVDTLAGGGTPESQYIVWQLRVPRTLAGLAAGAALGVAGALIQAFTRNPLADPGILGVNAGAAFAVALGVAFLGMRDPASFVWLAFAGALVVTLGVYVIGSSGRGGADPIRLTLAGVALGAVFSGLVTGMTLSNPDAFDAMRSWHAGSLLGAGADALVAIVPFIGVGLVIAFAVAPGLNALALGDDVARSHGANVRRIRVFVVIAVTLLAGSATALVGPIAFVGLMVPHVARWVFGVDQRVILGVSVVLAPVVVLAADVLGRVLIAPAEMPAGIVTAFVGAPVLIALAMRRRVSGLG; encoded by the coding sequence GTGACCCTCACTCTCGCAGCCCGCTCACGGCGGCGCGCACGGCCTCGAAGCCTGCGCGTCGCCGTGGGCGCGTTCGCGCTCGTGGGCGCCCTCGCCGCCGCCGTCCTGCTGTCGCTGGCACTCGGGGCCAACCCCCTGTCACCCCGCGTCGTCGTCGACACCCTCGCCGGCGGCGGCACCCCCGAGTCGCAGTACATCGTGTGGCAGCTGCGGGTGCCGCGCACCCTCGCCGGCCTCGCCGCGGGGGCGGCTCTCGGCGTGGCAGGGGCTCTGATCCAGGCCTTCACGCGCAACCCGCTCGCCGACCCCGGCATCCTCGGCGTCAACGCGGGGGCGGCGTTCGCCGTCGCGCTCGGCGTGGCGTTCCTCGGGATGCGCGATCCCGCATCCTTCGTCTGGCTGGCCTTCGCCGGGGCGCTCGTCGTGACGCTGGGCGTGTACGTCATCGGATCGTCGGGACGCGGGGGCGCCGACCCGATCCGCCTCACCCTGGCCGGCGTCGCGCTGGGCGCCGTGTTCTCGGGGCTCGTCACCGGGATGACGCTCAGCAATCCCGATGCCTTCGACGCCATGCGCAGCTGGCACGCCGGGAGCCTGCTCGGCGCCGGAGCCGACGCGCTCGTCGCGATCGTCCCCTTCATCGGGGTGGGACTGGTCATCGCGTTCGCCGTCGCGCCGGGGCTCAACGCGCTGGCCCTCGGCGACGACGTGGCCCGGTCCCACGGAGCGAACGTACGCCGCATCCGTGTCTTCGTGGTCATCGCCGTCACGCTCCTCGCGGGCTCGGCCACGGCGCTCGTCGGACCGATCGCGTTCGTCGGGCTCATGGTGCCCCACGTCGCACGGTGGGTGTTCGGCGTCGACCAGCGCGTCATCCTCGGCGTCTCGGTCGTGCTCGCACCCGTTGTCGTGCTCGCCGCCGACGTGCTCGGGCGCGTGCTCATCGCCCCCGCCGAGATGCCCGCGGGCATCGTCACCGCCTTCGTCGGCGCTCCCGTGCTCATCGCTCTGGCGATGCGCCGCCGCGTGAGCGGGCTCGGATGA